Proteins found in one Trichoplusia ni isolate ovarian cell line Hi5 chromosome 14, tn1, whole genome shotgun sequence genomic segment:
- the LOC113500717 gene encoding uncharacterized protein LOC113500717 translates to MNHVQAPRAVPSYFWSCVTLTDECPFFSTMDPNLYYYGIALIVLYGGFLLMILADLKFYWSVDHFQRQIDYYINLVRKKVRHVQLDQRRLMSTQERTEKQLKRSEECKTVVTSIRGALSVDDARELDALALYYTDTISSTRNAWTTSRRCPQTEVSDWLL, encoded by the exons ATGAATCACGTGCAAGCGCCCCGGGCGGTGCCCTCGTACTTCTGGAGTTGCGTCACTCTCACCGACGAGTGCCCATTCTTCTCGACCATGGACCCCAACCTATACTACTACGGCATAGCCCTGATAGTACTATACGGAGGATTTTTGCTAATGATTCTTGCTGACTTGAAATTCTATTGGTCAGTCGATCACTTCCAACGGCAAATAGATTATTACATAAACTTGGTGAGGAAGAAAGTGAGACACGTTCAGTTGGACCAGAGGAGACTGATGTCCACTCAAGAGCGGACGGAGAAGCAGCTGAAGAGGAGTGAGGAGTGTAAGACTGTAGTGACGAGCATCAGGGGCGCGCTGTCAGTGGATGACGCGCGGGAGCTGGACGCCCTGGCGCTGTACTACACCGACACCATCTCCTCAACCAGAAACGCGTGGACT ACGTCAAGACGATGTCCACAAACGGAGGTTAGCGACTGGCTCCTTTAG
- the LOC113500448 gene encoding alanine--glyoxylate aminotransferase 2-like, protein MAYLQSMPKSETIRIREKHVGAACQLFFRSSPLKIVRGIAQYMYDETGERYLDCINNVAHVGHCHPHVVEAGRNQMSLISTNNRYLHDELVILAERLVKTLPEPLSVCFFVNSGSEANDLALRLARIHTKNKDVITLDHAYHGHLTSMIDVSPYKFNLPGGPEKPEWVHVAPVPDVYRGKYVYPNDSLNEEELGKLYASEVGKICKESKRKNGGVCAFIAESLQSCGGQIIPPEGYFKEVYQHVREADGVCIADEVQVGFGRVGTHMWAFETQDVIPDIVTMGKPMGNGHPVAAVVTTPEIAKSFADTGVEYFNTYGGNPVSCAIANAVLDVIEEERLMERAHRVGNHLLSRCEQLKHKHSLVGDVRGKGLFVGVELVTDRETRTPATAEAKHVVNRMREEKILISRDGPDSNVLKFKPPMVFSTQDADRLVDTLDRVLAELDGTRTSIKLQVLVTPLEENNDASISASVQQSIKST, encoded by the exons atggccTACCTACAGTCTATGCCCAAATCTGAAACCATCAGAATACGCGAGAAACATGTTGG AGCCGCGTGCCAACTTTTCTTCCGTTCATCACCATTAAAGATAGTTCGGGGAATCGCTCAGTACATGTACGATGAAACTGGCGAGAGATACCTCGATTGCATCAACAATGTTGCACATG TTGGCCATTGTCACCCACACGTGGTGGAGGCTGGACGCAATCAAATGTCCCTAATATCAACTAACAACCGCTACCTTCACGACGAACTAGTGATCCTAGCCGAGAGGCTCGTCAAGACCTTGCCGGAGCCTCTGTCCGTCTGTTTCTTTGTGAACTCCGGTTCGGAAGCTAACGATCTCGCGCTAAGACTCGCCAGGATCCACACCAAGAACAAGGATGTCATTACCTTAGACCA CGCGTATCATGGCCATCTTACGTCTATGATTGATGTGTCTCCCTACAAATTTAACCTACCCGGAGGTCCAGAGAAGCCGGAATGGGTTCATGTG GCACCCGTCCCAGATGTGTACAGAGGGAAATACGTTTACCCTAACGACTCCCTGAATGAAGAGGAGTTAGGGAAACTTTACGCTAGTGAAGTTGGCAAGATCTGTAAAGAGAGTAAGAGAAAAAATGGCGGCGTTTGTGCGTTCATCGCGGAGAGCTTGCAAAGTTGCGGAGGCCAAATCATTCCGCCCGAGGGTTACTTTAAAGAAGTTTACca acaTGTCCGCGAAGCCGATGGTGTGTGCATTGCCGACGAAGTCCAGGTCGGTTTCGGTCGCGTGGGCACCCACATGTGGGCATTCGAGACCCAGGACGTCATTCCTGATATTGTGACCATGGGCAAGCCGATGGGCAATGGCCACCCAGTAGCGGCTGTGGTCACAACACCAGAAATCGCTAAGAGCTTCGCTGATACTGGAGTGGAATACTTTAATACG TACGGTGGCAACCCAGTCTCCTGCGCAATCGCAAACGCGGTTCTCGACGTCATCGAAGAAGAACGTCTGATGGAGCGAGCTCACCGCGTCGGCAACCACTTACTGAGCCGCTGTGAGCAGCTGAAGCATAAGCACAGTCTGGTTGGCGATGTGAGGGGCAAAGGTCTGTTTGTGGGAGTCGAGCTAGTGACCGACAGGGAGACCAGGACGCCAGCCACGGCGGAGGCGAAGCATGTTGTAAATAG AATGAGGGAAGAAAAGATCTTGATAAGCCGCGACGGGCCTGACAGTAACGTGTTGAAGTTTAAGCCACCTATGGTGTTCTCGACGCAAGACGCTGACAGGCTCGTCGACACCTTAGATAGGGTGTTAGCAGAGCTTGATGGTACGAGAACCTCCATCAAGTTGCAG gTTCTGGTCACACCTCTGGAAGAAAACAACGACGCCAGTATAAGTGCGAGTGTTCAACAGAGCATCAAAAGCACGTGA